One region of Chrysemys picta bellii isolate R12L10 chromosome 21, ASM1138683v2, whole genome shotgun sequence genomic DNA includes:
- the LOC101942579 gene encoding complement C1q subcomponent subunit B — translation MLWAVLLCLAAVPLASANSCQGYAAIPGIPGVPGQPGSNGKDGLDGLKGEKGPPGRVDDEMELGEKGEPGSPGYPGKVGPKGPVGSKGSPGPPGPPGPVGESGDFKTTLKSAFSAARTISMLPRREQPIRFDRIITNENGHYENRYGRFTCKIPGLYYFTYHATSRGNLCINIKKGEGMKGEKVVTFCDYVHNVYQVTTGGVVLQMQANESVWLEPNEKNSLVGIEGADSIFSGFLLFPD, via the exons ATGCTGTGGGCCGTGCTGCTCTGCCTGGCTGCGGTCCCCCTGGCCAGCGCGAACAGCTGCCAGGGCTACGCCGCCATCCCGGGCATTCCAGGCGTACCAGGACAGCCGGGCTCCAATGGCAAAGATGGACTGGACGGCCTGAAGGGAGAGAAAG GTCCCCCAGGGCGGGTGGATGATGAAATGGAGCTGGGGGAGAAAGGAGAGCCGGGGAGCCCCGGATACCCCGGGAAAGTCGGCCCCAAAGGCCCTGTCGGCTCCAAGGGCTCTCCGGGCCCCCCGGGTCCTCCTGGGCCAGTGGGTGAATCTGGGGACTTCAAGACCACCCTCAAATCTGCATTCTCAGCTGCCAGGACCATTAGCATGCTGCCGCGCCGGGAGCAGCCCATCCGCTTCGACCGCATCATCACCAACGAGAACGGGCACTACGAGAACAGGTACGGCCGGTTCACCTGCAAGATCCCGGGGCTCTACTACTTCACCTACCACGCCACCTCCAGGGGCAACTTGTGCATCAACATCAAGAAGGGCGAGGGCATGAAGGGGGAGAAGGTGGTGACCTTCTGCGACTACGTGCACAACGTCTACCAGGTCACCACCGGGGGAGTGGTTCTGCAGATGCAGGCAAATGAGTCCGTGTGGCTGGAGCCCAATGAGAAGAATTCCCTGGTGGGGATCGAAGGGGCTGACAGCATCTTCTCGGGGTTCCTGCTCTTCCCCGACTAG